A genomic window from Vitis riparia cultivar Riparia Gloire de Montpellier isolate 1030 chromosome 16, EGFV_Vit.rip_1.0, whole genome shotgun sequence includes:
- the LOC117934280 gene encoding probable carboxylesterase 120, whose amino-acid sequence MSETPKPRVSYNDSLKMVHNPDGSVTRLTLFPITSASPNPDQYTTHTSPFLSKDITINTQKNIWVRVFLPRQALENNTTTSKLPLIVYFHGGGFITCSANTSVFHDLCAGMATDLSAVVVSLEYRLAPEYRLPAAYDDAEEALHWIKSTDEPWVTKYADTSCCFLMGSSAGGNMAYFAGVRVAGAVEEFKPLRIKGLIMHHPFFGGMKRSGSEVRSENDTILSLSATDLMWELALPEGADRDHEYSNPMVGKGAEQCEKIGRLGWKVLVTGCEGDLLLDRQKEWVEMAKKKGVAVDSSFVEGGFHVIELVDASKAKAMFGLINKFMLSSA is encoded by the coding sequence ATGTCAGAAACTCCAAAGCCCAGAGTGAGTTATAATGACTCTCTGAAGATGGTCCACAACCCCGATGGCAGCGTCACCAGGCTCACCCTCTTCCCCATCACCTCTGCATCACCTAACCCTGATCAATACACCACCCACACGAGTCCGTTCCTCTCCAAGGACATCACCATCAACACACAGAAGAACATCTGGGTCAGAGTCTTCCTCCCACGCCAAGCCCTCGAAAACAACACCACAACCTCCAAGCTGCCCCTCATCGTTTACTTCCATGGCGGTGGTTTCATTACTTGCAGCGCCAACACCAGCGTTTTTCATGATCTCTGCGCCGGCATGGCAACGGATCTCAGTGCGGTTGTCGTCTCCCTAGAGTACCGCCTTGCGCCAGAGTATCGGCTGCCAGCAGCCTATGACGATGCGGAAGAGGCGTTGCACTGGATCAAGAGCACAGACGAGCCCTGGGTGACGAAGTACGCTGACACATCATGTTGTTTTCTCATGGGCAGTAGTGCAGGAGGGAACATGGCGTACTTTGCCGGTGTACGCGTGGCTGGGGCGGTTGAGGAATTCAAGCCCTTGAGGATTAAAGGGTTGATAATGCACCATCCATTTTTCGGAGGGATGAAGAGGAGTGGGTCAGAGGTGAGGTCAGAAAATGACACCATACTATCTCTGTCTGCCACTGATCTGATGTGGGAATTGGCATTGCCGGAGGGCGCTGACCGTGACCATGAGTATAGCAATCCGATGGTGGGGAAAGGAGCAGAGCAGTGTGAGAAGATCGGAAGGTTGGGGTGGAAGGTGCTGGTGACAGGTTGTGAGGGGGATCTGTTGCTTGACAGGCAGAAGGAATGGGTTGAAATGGCAAAGAAGAAGGGAGTAGCAGTGGACTCATCTTTCGTTGAGGGAGGTTTTCATGTGATAGAGCTGGTAGACGCATCCAAAGCTAAGGCCATGTTTGGGCTAATCAACAAATTCATGCTTTCTTCGGCTTAA